In a single window of the Metopolophium dirhodum isolate CAU chromosome 2, ASM1992520v1, whole genome shotgun sequence genome:
- the LOC132939066 gene encoding proton-coupled folate transporter-like: MGCFVETVTALYSVSLSMSAFFQNNLLLRKACNSSVPFGECTEGEAHAQHVVSTIYSWKAAIQYTIPVVIIILAGPWSDSHGRRRRPLILIPLIGQVLTDSLCILNVYFWNWSPQIAALFEAVTPGLFGSRNMFWVGLISYISDNCTHESRTLKYGIINAIYTISTLIGTGLAGFLNVGLGFYGAFLVPISLNLIAFAVGLIFIKDTSMPYDKNVVWLKPKYFMQNYLNVFKGSSKNYSITLAALLMCQAVLVGRIGGEYAVTYLFMRFKFKWYEVQYSYFAAYKMLMIFVGTLFSVTVLSHRLKINDAIIGYIACTFDILAAVCYVFVNEPWQLYIIPLVDFFHGTALTISTSLTSKIVENEKLGRLNSVQGLMSTFMSFILVSLYSTTYNLTFEYLPGAVFLLNIILTFPLLIIFMIIYCKCKHMWTAKEITQS; encoded by the exons ATGGGGTGTTTCGTGGAAACCGTGACGGCCCTGTATTCCGTGTCGCTGTCCATGTCCGCGTTCTTCCAGAACAACCTGTTGCTGCGGAAGGCGTGCAACTCATCCGTGCCGTTCGGCGAGTGCACCGAAGGCGAGGCGCACGCCCAGCACGTCGTGTCCACCATATACTCGTGGAAAGCGGCCATACAGTACACCATTCCCGTCGTGATAATCATACTCGCGG GTCCATGGAGTGACAGTCATGGCAGACGTCGGAGACCATTGATTTTAATACCACTTATAGGCCAAGTCTTAACTGATAGTTTgtgcattttaaatgtttatttttggaaCTGGTCTCCACAAATCGCTGCGCTTTTTGAAGCCGTAACACCAGGGTTATTCGGTTCCCGAAATATGTTCTGGGTAGGTCTAATATCGTATATATCAGATAATTGTACTCATGAATCCAGAACATTAAAATACGGAATCATAAATGCAATTTACACTATAAGTACTTTAATTGGAACAGGACTGGCTGGGTTTTTAAACGTTGGTCTAGGATTTTATGGTgcatttttagtacctatttcgTTAAATTTAATCGCTTTTGCGgttggtttaatatttattaaagacaCTTCTATGCCTTACGACAAAAATGTTGTTTGGttgaaaccaaaatattttatgcaaaattatttgaatgtatttaaaGGAAGcagtaaaaattattcaatcacgTTAGCAGCATTACTAATGTGTCAGGCTGTTTTAGTGGGAAGAATTGGag gTGAATATGCTGTCACCTATTTATTTatgagatttaaatttaaatggtatGAAGTGCAATACAGTTATTTTGCTGCTTACAAAATGTTGATGATATTTGTTG GTACACTTTTTTCTGTTACTGTTTTGAGCCACCGTCTGAAAATAAATGATGCAATTATAGGTTACATTGCATGCACATTTGATATTCTTGCAGCAGTGTGTTACGTTTTTGTCAACGAACCTTGGCAACTATACatca ttCCATTAGTTGACTTTTTCCATGGGACCGCACTCACTATTTCTACTTCGTTGACATCTAAAATCGTAGAAAACGAAAAActtg gtCGATTAAATTCTGTCCAAGGATTAATGAGCACATTCATGTCATTCATTTTAGTTTCATTATACAGTACAacgtataatttaacatttgaatACTTACCCGGTGCtgtgtttttgttaaatataatcttaacttttcctttattaataatatttat gaTTATTTACTGTAAATGTAAACACATGTGGACAGCAAAAGAAATAACTCAGAGTTAA